One Citrus sinensis cultivar Valencia sweet orange chromosome 5, DVS_A1.0, whole genome shotgun sequence genomic window, TGGGGAAATAGTCATTGCTGGTCCAAATGTCACAGTTGGatatttcaaaaatgaagagaaaacaaaggaAGTGTACAAGGTAGAGTTTCTTAGCTTTGATACCTGTATGTAGATTTCCTTATAAAGAAGAATGGCATTTGGGAGTTGCTAACTATGCCAATTTTATATGGTTTGAAGGTTGATGACAAAGGAATGAGGTGGTTCTATACAGGTGATGTTGGACAGGTTCATGCTGATGGTTGCCTTGAGATAATTGACCGTAAAAAAGACATTGTCAAGCTTCAGCATGGAGAATATGTCTCATTAGGGAAGGTCTGAATGTGGATTTGAGTATGTAAATTTTCTTTAGACATCGATTCAGGACTAACGTTTCTTTGTGCAGGTTGAGGCAGCTCTCATTGTGAGCCCATATGTAGACAATATCATGATGCATGCTGATCCATTCCACAGTTACTGTGTGGCTCTTGTGGTGGCTTCTCAGCCTGCTGTTGAAGAATGGGCTGCAAAGCAAGGGATTGTTTATAATGATTTTGCAGAGTTGtgtgaaaaagaagaaaccgTGAAGGAAGTTTATGCATCAATTGTAAAGGTATGCCTTTCagattaaattataatgaacCTGGAATTTAACAcgcattaaaaaataatgtggaCGCTACGTTTTACCTTGTGTTACTGCAATTCTTTCTTAACTCACAGGTGGGGAAGAACGCACGATTGGATAAGTTTGAGATCCCTGCAAAGATCAAATTGCTTTCTTACCCATGGACTTCTGAAGCCGGTTTGGTTACCGCAGCTCTCAAGATTAAGAGAGAGGCAATTAGAAAAGCATTTGCTGATGACCTTGCGAGGTTATACGAGTGatgagaaattttgatttgatttggttATTGTGCAGAGTGTTGATGgaagcctttttttttccttttcttaagTGACTTCTGtacttttaaaagttattttttcacttttatttttgcttgtttGGAACTAGTCCTAGGAAGTGATGGGAAGTATAATCATATCTTGTAAGCGCTGAGCATCAGTGGCTTAAGCAGGATGCTTGTGTTAATTTCAACTCCCTTGAAACATCGTGGATATTTACAGCAATGAAACTAGGAAAGTTTTTCGCTTTTTTGGAGCAGTGAATAATGTTGGGCGTTATGGTGCATTTGTCACAGTAGCTGTAAAGCTATTTTGTTGCCGCTTCAACTTGGTTGGTACTTTTATAGGCAAAactgaattattaaaaagcCTCTCCGCAATAGGCTATAGCAACTGGTGCTGATTGAAATTGCTGTTTGAAAATCAAAGCTTCTGGTGTTGGATCATGGACGGGGAGGGGCCTGCCTATGAGGCTGGCGatgagaaaaattttcaacgaaaaaataataaggaaaAGTACGTGCTTGGTTTACTGGCCTTGGCCTGTCACTCTACGTCATAGGCCGAAAGTAAAAGAAGGAAATGCAGAAAAAAGCAGCCTTGATTTGCCATATGCTTAACTGATACACGAACCAGTTTGTTGCTTGGACTTTGACCTTCCTTAAGTACGCAAAAGGGTCGGTGAAATTTGGCTTGAAATTTTATCTTGTCTAGTGAATTAAACCCACTGTTTCATCTTATTACCTAgacaatcctttttctttatttcttttgttgatcCAATTACTGGCTCAGTCATTGCCTAATATTAGTTTACGGTGGACCAAGTCttctcaattaattttcttttgactaACTGCCCTGACTGTTATAGATAAGCCAGATGACCCTACTTTAAAGATAGTTTGTTTATAGATTAGATTACCATTGACCAGAGCCATTTTAACTTTAAGCATTATTTTTAGGTAACACTGAGGCTCGAAAGGCTATCGGAATGGTGAAAAATAAGCTacaaaaaaaaggagagaaaaagaaatggaaagaGAATTAAGTGGGTGGAATTGTTAGTTGGGAAAAAACTAAACAAGAAAGGATGGCAAGAGGAGACCCACAACCCCaaaatccataatttttttggtgcaTGATGTGAACTTGACTTGAAGCCAACCAAAACGGAAACAATTTCTCTTCTCCCCATGTGCCCATTAGTTTGTTTGTTTCCATCACTTTTTAAACCTTTTTAGATGTTTCATGGCCACTCCATAAAAGCGTCCTCTTTTCctatttctttcttaattttttcccctttaaatttccatttattataactataaaattgTTCATCACACACACTGACACACACGAGCACTTAAGATGCGTCCATGAAAGCGTCCGTGTGTTTGGAGAGGAAAACAGGCTTGAacataagaatttaaaaagaaaaggcaatgAAATAATTGATGATGGATTCTTAGTGTAGTCTCTCAAAATACAGACAAAACTATGTGGTTCAGTTGTTATGGAACTTTGCATTTCATGTTGTCGAGAAAATTTGATGAATGGTACAACTAATTAGAGCAATATGAACTTTGGTTCAAACTCATCCCAAAAAACATGATGATAAcaataatacaattttttttttccttttcaaccCTGATATTTCCTATGTGTCAAGTTTCAAATGAACGTTTTTGAAAGTGAAGGAACTTCACAAGAAAAATTTCACATAGTTTTGATTTGAAAGTATTTTCTTAAGAACACTcccaaatattaaaaaaggaaaaaaggctCTCAAACATTCTCTCAGCTTGAAGATCTGTGTTTTTTAAGTAAGCCCATTAAATGTTATGTGATTTGGAAATGGCGGGACACCACAATTTTAAGGAGATTTGGACCACCAAAAATGATACATGTGCTTCATGCATATAGTTTGGAAAACCCTAGATCTACAGGATTCTTGCCAATCAAAAACTATGTCTATGGATGTGCTTTGGGTTACAACTTAAATCAGCGCCCTACCCCTGTGcattaatattcaaaaaaatcaattgggaGTCACAAATTTTTTGGAACCCCACTAGACATTTTGCAAGATTCATGCCAAACAACATGGCTGTGCTTTGTGTTACACCCAATCCCTCTGCCCCTTTGCATTTTTATGGTTCCAAATCAAGTTGGGAATCGCAAATATTGACTTGGAAACCATTAAAACCAAACCCACCACTTGCCATTTGCTTAATTGGTCTGGATTTGCCTGATTTCAGCCCCATAATATCTTCATTTTAACTTGATCCCTGCTTAAATCTAGCCAAGAATatcaagaaaattaatcatttaaatcttcattaattttctGGTTGGATATCTCTACAAAATTTAGGAGAAAAGTAAACAGAACATGGGGGTATCAACATCATTTGACCCATCTATTAACTTAGACCTAACCAGAAAAGATAGAAGGATTACAATGCAAGAAAAGTTCTTTTATATTGAAAACTTAATCATTGAGAAGAAGATTTGAAAGAAAGTAAAATCACACAGTTAAATTTTCTGGTAACCAAAAtactatttcaattttttttttaattttgacatttttaataactaaaatgctatatcaattacataaattcttaaaaaaagtGATTTCTAATCTATTTTTAGGAgagattatattttatttctatttaaaagagatttaaaccaaaatattaagtgtttgataacatatttatatacaaaTGATCACACGTATGACATTACAGTGATCCAGATAAGCTTCTAAAAgcatatatgtttaattaagcAGTAAAATGTTCCTAATTGGCTATCCAAAACAACATTACCCATACCCACATGTTGTATTTTCCAAATTACTTGATATGTTCGTGGGCCATCTATTGATCTTACATATACATTTTCCCAATAATACAAAGTGACTAGCTAGAACCTTATTAATACAAATACAAGTACACATTCTTacaaattctctctctctctctctctctctctctcttttaaatATTCATGAGTTTCCTCTTTAGCTTTATGACTCTCTTCTGAAAAAATATGCACCCGCTTCACCAAAACAACATGAATGACTATGGAGATGACACGGATTCATCATCATGTTGTTACTTTCATCCCAAACAAGTTGTAATTGGGGTTTGTCCATTATGCTTGAATGAGAGGCTTCTAATCTTGGCTTCAAAGCAAGgccattcttcttcttcttcttcttcttcttcagctcATAGAAGTAAAGTCGTATCAGACAATAAGAAGCAAACCGGTATTAGTAATATTCCAAAGATCTTTGCTCTCGGTTCACTTCTCAATCGCTTCGAATTTCGCCATTGGAAATCTGATATTTCTGATCAACGTGATGCATGCACCAGCAGCCAAGAAGgtaacatttctttttttcttttttttggggggggggggggggaaatcTATCAATTGTTGGGTTGGCTTCTTACGTTTTTGCTAATATTTAGTGGTTAATTAAATGGGAATTATTATTTGGATAATGACAAAAGAATGGTCAAAGATGAGCTCGCCGGCTGTTGCTCAGTCAAGCAGCAGTGCTATTTAGAGATCAAGAAtcttttttcagttttctgTTCCTTTGCATAACTGATGAGCATATTtcagaatttaattatttttagttaatgaaaaaataaagactGAGGAATCAGGCCGATGGTGAATATTTGCAGATAATTTCGTAAACTCTTCATAACACCAGAAATTTTGTCCTAGTTTTGGTAGTTGAGATTTGGTCTCTTTGTTGCATCATAACTCTCtgttttcaacttaaaaattcataaatttcaacCGAAGTTGGTGAGGGAGCGGCATTAATTATTACTCACTACATCATCTAGATTTTCCATAGGCTTTctgccaaaaagaaaaaataataataaattaataataataacaagagtAATAAtggtcttttttttaaaaaaaaagaataatggtctttttgaaaattcatgTAATAGGTATTATTTCTTGCTAAtcatatttctaattttataattaataataaacacAGCATGAGTGTTTACGTGTTTGTCCTTGTCATTCATGTCAACACACGCATAGAAGATAGAAGATAGAAGAtgtcttctctttttctttttttctctctctctctctctctctctctctctctctctctctctttctctctctttcttgaACAGTAAGCACTAATCAAAATccatatcattattattaaaatttttacagttgctttcttattttgtgccttttttttctttacttttcgCTGGAATCAGCCATAATTCACACTCCAATATTATTTAGCTTTTGCAGACTCTTTCATCTCAATAAAGTTTGAAGACAATGGTGTGGCATCATGGGAAAAGGGCACAGTCTCAAAGGTCTCGCTTGACCACTGCAGCATGTCATGGAATAACATCAACAATAGtagtaataacaataaaaatgataattcaaCCATGGGCAAACAGCCAATTGAGAAGGAGATCAACAAGAGTGTGATAGAGCATGCCAAACAACGTGGCGCGACGCTGAGGTGGCGAAAGCGGATTGGCCACTTGCTTCAGCTGGTAAGGTGGAAGGCTAGGTCCAGTAACAGGGGCAATGTGGATGGTGGAGTCAAGGTGAGGAAAGGCTGGATGAGGACTCTGACAAAGAGAGGAACGGGACCAAAGAATAAAGGGGTTGTTGTATAGAAGAAAAAGGACTTTCGGCTTGGTGGTGCTTGCTTGTGGATTTTCATTTGGCCCATTCACCACTCATGTTTACTCGCTATTATTGAGATCGTGTATGCTGCATATGGTTAActaattaagggtcaaaataGCTTTATAGAAAGTGATTTGCTTTTAAAAGAACTCATtggattctttttattttttattttatttttttctaatatgttcTTGTAAACAGAACAGGCTGTGAAAATATCTCTAGGTAGCTTACATTGCTGCAATGTGTTGTGGCTTCAAAATTTTGCTGCATGGTAAATGGCACACATACCtcataacccaaaaaaaaaaaaaaaaaaaaaaaattggctttaTATTTCTTCCCATGCTATTAATGCCACGCCCCCATGTTAGTGGCACAAAGTTGGAAACATTCGGGGCCCCATGAGGGccaaaaaattatgtatcGGTAGCATTTGTTTTATACTCGTCCAATAATATGTTTACGAACCTTCGAGTTCTTCAAGATTTTGTGTCAAttatagtttaattattttaactttgttACTTAATAATCACAAAATCACCAATCAcatacttatatatatatatgattcctaattaattaacatttaaatttcaaaatttaacatgtATCTCgaaattatgaattttcaaaCACCCAGGGACAATATGTCTCCTTAAAATCTTGATGATTatgcttgaatttttttgccCCACATGCCGATAAGGGCCTATTAAGCCATTAGTTACTTTGGCTAGAACAAGCTGTCCTAAGCCAAGATCAAGCAATATAGGAccatttctcttaaaaaatagGACCATTAATGGATGTTGAGAAAAGGCTGAAATGGAGTGGACGAAAATGACAAGACAAAAACAATCACCCAACTCAATCAACAACTACAATACACTAACAAGATGCcgataaaaaaatcaataaaaccaTGGCTGCATTCGTTTAATTGCATTTGCCTGCGTAATTGGAATTCCATTCTATTGACTACCAAACGCCGGAAAAAGACTAATcaaatagaagaaaatattggtcgcctttaaaaaaaaaaaattaataaataaaataattgtgattgAACTCTTTGCCAACAATTCTATTGTGATGAgcgattattattattaattttcattatttattcttCTGTTTAGTAATTATGAGTAATTCTGTATTTGCTTTTCTAATCCTCATAATACATCAATGTGTTGACTGCTAATTTTGAAATTCGTTCATCTTGACCCATACAAATTTGACGCACGTACAAGAATAGGTCAACAAACATAGTGTTATCTGTAGAAGATTTTTCGCATCTAGAAGAAAAAAACTCTCTTAATTTGTCAACTGGAGCAGTTAATTAGTTATACGACTTGTTGAAGTCGATTTATTGTGTCTAATTTTATTGCATATAGAATAAGGTTCGCATAATTTGtcgctaaaaaaaaaaaggtagtcaaatgtttttttttaagaaaaaattattttaaaagatttggATGGAATGAGAAACTCCACCTGCTAAATATGTGCCCTTACTTTCTACTATTATTTAACTCATATGGCTATAAAGACAACACATATTTATGaattgagtaatgatacagccacaaactcttgtacaaactgatgtggcatgataagattagttgaattaaatatcacttggcccacataatttgtttttattaatttatattttcattcaaccaatcaAGTAATGCCACTTctgtttgtacaaaataagtttgtacaagagtttgtggctgtatcattactcttatgAATTATAccttccttttcatttttctctttttgaagTTAAGACACGTTAGATTAAATAACATTCAGAGTTAAATTTCTTTGCCACTCTAGTGGTTCTACCCGACTTAAATCTGAATTAGTCGGGATCTAATGTGGTCTTCGTatactaaataatttaatacacCGAACAAAGATTTCAATTGCTGagattttcttctttacaGACAGTCAGTTTGATCAATATgttgtttgttgtttgattGTGAATAGTGCTACGTTCCTTTAAATATCACGTATTTGCGTAAGTGTGGACGTACATATGAGGGGGAAGAACCACGTGTGCAAGAATTATGAATAATGTAATGATTATACTTGTTAAGTAATTTCCTAAGAGATTTTATCTCAAgtgatgttttatttattcattagatagtgaatatttataattttttaaattatttatttaaccatTATCTAATGAATAAATGCTACATCGCATAAGATATTTAATTGATAAGTGTTGCTttacttaaatatataaacattAGTATTGAGGatctcaaaaaaaaatcatgaagacagaataaatatgataaaacaaagtttttgtaaattttaattttaatttttttttaatatttcggCATCTATTAGTTATCACTTACCACAAAATAAtccttttttacttttcatttttatgaattaaCATTTATGGTAGTCTTTTTATACTTAAACCCCGACGAGTTATCACCCACGACAAAATAACCCTAATTAAAGATTCTGGTTCCACCATTAACTatttgtatgtatgtatatttataCATGCATGCTGCATATATAATAAtctacataaaaataaattggaaaTCGTGAATGTTTGGCATGAAAACCCCTTGACTCTTTCAAGCCACCAAAATTGAAGAGCTAGTTAGTTCACTTGGTTAGAACTcagaacaataataataataataataataataataataataaaggggAGCGGCTTGAATTATTTGCTCAGTTGATCTGGTTACAAGATAAAAGCGCTTCTCTGGGAAGCTTTTTTTGGTCAACCCAGCTTTTAATAAGCACATTGCTTTGTTACACTTGTTcataaagagagaaaattttgctGTCCATAGAGAGGTCCAaagcattaataaaaattgtagcATTTTAGACTCGAAGCCATCCTGATAGGCTCTGCTGACTAGCTCacactttctttcttcttcccttcaatgcattttaatttggaACACAGTCCACGTGACAATATCTCTATCCTTTAAGACCATCGAGCAGATTTCAACATgccttctttcctttttcctttttttcttttttcccctttttcgGGGGGCTTGAactttctttcctttcctGCTTGTTTGCCAAgaaatttttgttgctttatttttcttctatccTCAGACTGCTGCAAAAGCACAAAGATTCAGATACACAAAAACACAGACCCTACCATATGGGATATGGGCATCTAAAGAAGATTATGCTTCTTTGTTCTTGATGAGAAATTATAGGAAAGgttacaaaagaaattaattcgtCCGCGCTCAGATACATGCAAATACACACACTCGCATACAcataccattaaaaaaaaaaaaaaaaactttagtatttaaattaaattttgtagaaagaaattaaaatacgTAAAGTTGCATGtgacattaattatttttagttttattcgAAAATTGAGAACTGCTTCGGAAACTTTGGCAATTAAACAACTCCGAACATGAACATagagtaaattaaattaataaccaTTATGAATGCGACTCATACATCATGTggtggctttttttttttttttcatttcattttatttatttatttattttttttttttgggtggaaTATAACTCATCTTGTGGGGTTCGCTTTTGTTGCTTGTGCTGTTTGATGTGATAAAACGAGTATTCATTCACTTATTGCCACATGAATTCAattgttttttcttattttctggGTATAAAATATGCAAAATCACAGCCAATTCAATCAACACCATGTGCTTAAACAGAGAGACATGCAAGAGACTGGAAAAGACAGCATTTGgtttgattgttttttttttttttttgactcgACACGTCTCTCTTACTCCATCCGCTGGGCTTCAAAACATGATGGAATGGCAGacattgatttgattttatctgTATTTTTGGACGATATCCATTTAGATTTGcacctctcttttttttcactttttctcCGTTGATTCATTTTTACGCAATCCTCTTAAAATCCttcttttacaattaaaaattatatttaagtataaatattgtattataatctcacacatattttctttctcatcaAAACTcacaaacataattttttttcttcaataacGAATACAATAGAATGATTATGAATAGAACCCAGTTTAAgaaattat contains:
- the LOC102629267 gene encoding uncharacterized protein LOC102629267 isoform X2, which gives rise to MHPLHQNNMNDYGDDTDSSSCCYFHPKQVVIGVCPLCLNERLLILASKQGHSSSSSSSSSAHRSKVVSDNKKQTGISNIPKIFALGSLLNRFEFRHWKSDISDQRDACTSSQEDSFISIKFEDNGVASWEKGTVSKVSLDHCSMSWNNINNSSNNNKNDNSTMGKQPIEKEINKSVIEHAKQRGATLRWRKRIGHLLQLVRWKARSSNRGNVDGGVKVRKGWMRTLTKRGTGPKNKGVVV
- the LOC102629267 gene encoding uncharacterized protein LOC102629267 isoform X1: MHPLHQNNMNDYGDDTDSSSCCYFHPKQVVIGVCPLCLNERLLILASKQGHSSSSSSSSSAHRSKVVSDNKKQTGISNIPKIFALGSLLNRFEFRHWKSDISDQRDACTSSQEAFADSFISIKFEDNGVASWEKGTVSKVSLDHCSMSWNNINNSSNNNKNDNSTMGKQPIEKEINKSVIEHAKQRGATLRWRKRIGHLLQLVRWKARSSNRGNVDGGVKVRKGWMRTLTKRGTGPKNKGVVV